GTGATGGTGATGTCGATATTGCTGATGCCATCCAAATGGCTAGTCGGTATATGAGACAGTAACAGTTTTCCCCACTCCCTTCCGATAAACCAGACATCGGTAATTATACCTTGCTAGATTTTTAGCTAAGACATAGGCTGAGAACACGATCAATTTGCAAATATAAATCAGACAGTCTATGTCTAAATTGTTTGACTGTATTACTGAAGAACTGCAAGACTTTATTGCTGCCCAACACCTTTTCTTTGTTGGCTCTGCACCTTTGAGTTCTACGGGTCATGTTAACCTGTCTCCTAAAGGTCAGGACTGCTTTCGTATCTTGTCTCCCAACCGAGTAGGTTATTTAGACCTAACAGGTAGTGGTAACGAAACATCAGCCCATTTGCAAGAAAATGGGCGGATAACCTTTATGTTTTGTGCTTTTCAAGAACCCGCGTCTATCTTGCGTCTTTACGGTCAAGGAACCACGATTTTACCGAGTTCTCCAGAGTGGGATTCGCTGTATTCTCAGTTTTTGCCGATACCTGGAACTCGTCAAATTATCGTCGCTGAAATTGAAAAAATCCAGACTTCCTGTGGTTTTGGCGTACCACTCTATGAATATCAAGGTCAGCGCCAGACTCTAGTAAATTGGGCTAGTAAAAAAGGCGAAGAGGGAGTTCGAGAATATCAACAAAAGAAAAATCTGGTCAGCATTGACGGTTTAGCGACACCACTGAGCCAATTACCCTAACTTTGGCTGATGGATTATTCTATTAATCCATATATTAGCGATACGGGTTTTAAGCGATTGGGGTTTCCTCGCTTGATTGAGAGCGATGGGCTACACCCCGCCTTAAGAGCGATCGCTTTGAAAGCAAGGGTTATGCGACTGCAATGCTAAACGCGCTTCAACTATACTTATAAAATCTGAACATCATCCCAAATCACTCAGTAAACAAGAGGATATGTCTCAACTTTTTGCCGTTGTTGTCGCAACTGTTCCAGAGTATTACGACTATAAAAACGCTCACCCAGAACATGACCAAAATCAACTGGCTTGGTTTCGTGAGCAGTATGACAAAGGAACACTACTGTGCTGTGGCCCGTTTTTTCCCCATGATGGAACGGGGCTGTGGGTAATTCAGGCGGAGAATTTAGAAGCGGCTCAAGCCATTGTCAACAGTAGCCCCCGTGTGCGGGATGGGATGTTAGCAGACTCTGCTAGAGTTGTGGAGTGGCAGGTTCACATTGGACATGAGCGTTTTGAAAGTGTAAATAGATAGAAGCTATGTCCCGTTACCTAACGGCTCAAATCAAGTACAGGTGCGTAACCAATCTTACCAATTAAACTGTTTTCCTACTTATTGTACCCAAAGCTTTCTGCAAACGACTGGTAAATTCTGAGGAGCGATGTCTGCGACGGGCTACGCCTACGCTTGGGGTTTCCTCTAATAATTAAGAGCGATCGCTATAAAGCAGGCGCTTCCGCCATCGCATAAACTAACTGCTGTCGAATGCTTATTTTGTAGCAGATGGTCTGTCAACTCGTTCGTTGAGTTCTTGAAGTTGTTGATTTAATTCCCTTTGTCGTTTGAGCAAAATTTCCAAATCTTGCTTAGTAGTCAAAAGTCAAAAAGTTCATATATCAAGGCTTGTGCCTGTTTGAAATGGTATGTTTATTTACGCCGTGCTGTACTAGTAGTCTGTCCCAAAAGTTTTGAGAGGTTAG
This portion of the Nostoc sp. GT001 genome encodes:
- a CDS encoding pyridoxamine 5'-phosphate oxidase family protein, which encodes MSKLFDCITEELQDFIAAQHLFFVGSAPLSSTGHVNLSPKGQDCFRILSPNRVGYLDLTGSGNETSAHLQENGRITFMFCAFQEPASILRLYGQGTTILPSSPEWDSLYSQFLPIPGTRQIIVAEIEKIQTSCGFGVPLYEYQGQRQTLVNWASKKGEEGVREYQQKKNLVSIDGLATPLSQLP
- a CDS encoding YciI family protein, whose translation is MSQLFAVVVATVPEYYDYKNAHPEHDQNQLAWFREQYDKGTLLCCGPFFPHDGTGLWVIQAENLEAAQAIVNSSPRVRDGMLADSARVVEWQVHIGHERFESVNR